In the genome of Polaribacter atrinae, one region contains:
- a CDS encoding 4Fe-4S dicluster domain-containing protein encodes MAIIITDECINCGACEPECPNTAIYEGADDWKYSDGTDLKGNAVLPNGKSVNADDVQEPVSDEIYYIVPDKCTECKGFHDEPQCAAVCPVDCCVPDDDVVETEEELLAKQSFMHND; translated from the coding sequence ATGGCAATTATAATAACAGATGAATGTATAAATTGTGGGGCATGTGAACCAGAATGTCCTAACACTGCAATTTACGAAGGAGCAGATGATTGGAAATATTCAGACGGAACAGATTTAAAAGGCAATGCGGTTTTACCAAATGGTAAATCTGTAAATGCAGACGATGTTCAAGAACCAGTTTCTGATGAAATTTATTACATCGTTCCAGATAAGTGTACAGAATGTAAAGGTTTTCATGATGAGCCACAATGTGCTGCAGTATGTCCTGTAGATTGTTGTGTACCAGATGATGATGTTGTAGAAACAGAAGAAGAATTGTTAGCTAAGCAAAGCTTTATGCATAACGACTAA
- a CDS encoding acyl-CoA reductase, whose protein sequence is MDSIQNRIIAFAKLGAFLGQFSIDKIKKIDNIEHNEIFFDGFLHQIKLAQEKNSWFTKDNILFSLNSLHKALTKNNLNKFTESFDSGIKSSKKVAIVMAGNIPLVGFHDFLSVLISGHSVLVKQSSSDKHLLPFLAKYLEYVEPLFKGKITFTEEKLTDFDAVIATGSDNTARYFEYYFKNKPNIIRKSRNSVAVITGKETEEDFVKLSDDVFQYFGLGCRSVSKLYVPKGYDFDTFFTGMYAKKDIIENAKYANNYDYNKAVYLMSLFDLLENGFLMIKEDESYASPIATIFYEYYDNETDLKIKLHQDKDKIQCIVAKNFIENEIAFGQTQHPELTDYADGVNTLEFLSTI, encoded by the coding sequence ATGGATAGTATTCAAAACAGAATTATTGCTTTCGCAAAATTAGGCGCCTTTTTAGGTCAGTTTTCTATCGATAAAATAAAAAAAATCGATAATATTGAACATAATGAAATCTTTTTTGATGGCTTTTTACATCAGATAAAATTAGCTCAAGAAAAGAACTCTTGGTTTACTAAAGACAATATTTTATTCTCATTAAATAGTTTACACAAAGCATTAACAAAAAACAACTTAAACAAGTTTACCGAAAGTTTTGATTCAGGTATAAAATCATCAAAAAAAGTAGCTATTGTTATGGCAGGAAACATACCATTGGTAGGTTTTCATGATTTTTTATCGGTATTAATATCAGGGCATTCGGTGTTGGTAAAGCAATCTTCTAGTGATAAACACTTATTACCCTTTTTAGCAAAGTATTTAGAGTACGTAGAACCTCTTTTTAAAGGAAAAATCACTTTTACAGAAGAAAAACTAACTGATTTTGATGCCGTTATTGCTACCGGAAGCGATAATACTGCGCGTTATTTTGAATATTATTTCAAAAACAAACCCAATATTATCAGAAAAAGTAGAAACTCTGTGGCGGTTATCACCGGAAAAGAAACCGAAGAAGATTTTGTTAAATTATCTGATGATGTTTTTCAATATTTTGGTTTAGGGTGTAGATCTGTATCTAAATTATATGTGCCAAAAGGGTATGATTTTGATACTTTTTTTACAGGAATGTATGCTAAAAAAGACATCATTGAAAATGCAAAATATGCTAATAATTACGATTATAACAAAGCGGTGTATTTAATGAGTTTATTTGATTTGTTAGAAAACGGATTTCTAATGATTAAAGAAGATGAAAGCTACGCCTCTCCTATTGCCACAATTTTCTATGAATATTATGACAATGAAACAGATTTAAAAATAAAATTACATCAAGATAAAGATAAAATTCAATGTATTGTTGCTAAGAATTTTATAGAAAATGAAATTGCTTTTGGACAAACTCAACATCCTGAGTTAACCGATTATGCAGATGGTGTAAATACATTAGAATTTTTATCAACAATATAA
- the serC gene encoding 3-phosphoserine/phosphohydroxythreonine transaminase gives MKKHNFSAGPCILPQEVLQKASEAILNFNDDNLSLIEISHRSKPFVEVIEKARSLALELLGLENKGYKALFLQGGASLEFLMVAYNLMDKKAAYLNTGTWADKAQKEAKAFGEVVEVGSSKDKGYNYIPKGYSIPEDADYFHCTSNNTVAGTQMKDFPETNIPFVCDMSSDIFSRQLDFEKFDLIYAGAQKNMGPAGATLVIIKEEILGKVERHIPSMLNYQVHIDKDSMFNTPSVFAIYVSMLTLQWLKDLGGIKFIEEVNNKKAALLYTEIDRNPLFKGIVATEDRSTMNATFNLTDASLKEKFDTMCKEAGISGINGHRSVGGYRASMYNALPLYSVQALVDVMQELERTQK, from the coding sequence ATGAAAAAACATAATTTTAGTGCAGGCCCTTGTATATTACCACAAGAGGTATTGCAAAAAGCTTCAGAAGCAATCTTAAATTTTAATGATGATAATTTATCATTAATAGAAATTTCTCACAGAAGTAAACCTTTTGTAGAGGTAATTGAAAAAGCGCGTTCTTTGGCTTTAGAATTGTTAGGTTTAGAAAATAAAGGCTACAAAGCATTGTTTTTACAAGGTGGTGCTAGTTTAGAGTTTTTAATGGTTGCTTACAATTTAATGGATAAAAAAGCAGCTTACTTAAACACCGGTACTTGGGCAGATAAAGCTCAAAAAGAAGCAAAGGCTTTTGGTGAAGTTGTAGAAGTTGGTTCTTCTAAAGACAAAGGTTACAACTATATTCCTAAAGGATACTCAATACCAGAAGACGCAGATTATTTTCACTGTACAAGTAATAACACTGTTGCAGGTACACAAATGAAAGACTTTCCGGAGACGAACATTCCTTTTGTTTGTGATATGAGTTCAGATATTTTTTCTCGTCAATTAGATTTTGAAAAATTTGATCTTATTTACGCAGGTGCTCAAAAAAATATGGGGCCAGCAGGTGCAACATTGGTCATTATTAAAGAAGAAATTTTAGGAAAAGTAGAAAGACATATTCCTTCTATGTTAAACTACCAAGTGCATATTGATAAAGACAGCATGTTTAACACACCTTCTGTATTTGCCATCTATGTTTCTATGTTAACTCTACAATGGTTAAAAGATTTAGGTGGAATTAAATTTATTGAAGAAGTAAACAATAAGAAAGCCGCTCTTTTATATACAGAAATTGACAGAAATCCTTTATTTAAAGGAATTGTAGCAACAGAAGACAGAAGTACAATGAATGCAACTTTTAATTTAACAGATGCATCTTTAAAAGAAAAGTTTGACACCATGTGTAAAGAAGCAGGCATTAGCGGTATCAATGGTCACAGAAGTGTTGGTGGTTATAGAGCAAGCATGTACAATGCGTTACCTCTTTATAGTGTGCAAGCTTTAGTTGATGTAATGCAAGAATTAGAAAGAACCCAAAAATAA